A stretch of DNA from Limisphaera ngatamarikiensis:
TACCCTCGCATCAGCTCTCCTCCAAAACCAGGTCCCATCGCCAACCGGGTCCGGCCCTCCATGCCGGGCCCGGCGGTGCACACCCGTACCTCAACCGGGCTCGAAGGGCAGGTTGCCCGCAACACACATCGGGAAGTCACCACACCTCGCCGACACCCTGCCGGGCCGGGACCGGCCCCAACTCTAGGGCCACGTTCGGTCCCGTGTCAAGGCGGGCGCGGGCCCACCTCTCTCCCCGGCCCGGATCACTCCCACTCGATCGTCCCGGGCGGCTTGCTCGTAATGTCAAACACCACCCGGTTGATCCCGCGGACCTCATTCGTAATCCGCGTCGAAATCCGTTCCAGCAAATCGTACGGCAACTTCACCCAGTCGGCCGTCATCCCATCCTGCGACTCCACCACCCGCACCGCCGCCGTCCATTCGTATGTGCGCTCGTCCCCCTGCACGCCCACACTCCGCACCGGCAACAACACCGCAAACGCCTGCCACACCTTCTCATACCAACCGCTGCGCTTCATCTCCTCCAGCACGATCGCATCCGCCTGCCGCAACACCTCCAGCTTCTCCGCCGTCACTTCGCCCAGACACCGCACCGCCAGACCCGGTCCGGGAAACGGATGCCGCCACAGGATCTCCCGCGGCAATCCAAGAGCCTCCCCCAGCCGCCGCACCTCGTCCTTGAACAAACACCGCAGCGGCTCGATCAGCTCAAACCGCATCCGCTTCGGCAACCCGCCCACATTGTGATGGCTCTTGATCAACGCCGCCGGATTGCCGCCAATCGGCACCGATTCAATCACGTCCGGGTACAACGTGCCCTGCGCCAGAAACCGGGCCGGACCCGCCTTGCGTGTGGCCGCCTCAAACACCTCGATGAACGTGCGTCCGATGATCTTGCGCTTCCGTTCCGGATCGGTCACCCCCCGCAGCCGCCGCAGAAACAATGCCGAGGCATCCTCATACTGCAGCCGCATCCGGAAATGCCGGCCAAAAACCTCCTGAACCCGTTCGGCCTCCCGTGCCCGTAACAGACCGTTGTTCACAAAAATGCACGTCAACTGGTCCCCCACCGCCCGGTGCAACAACGCCGCCGCCACACTCGAATCCACACCCCCGCTCAACCCCAGCAGCACCCGCTCCGACCCCACCCGCTCCCGAATTTCGCAAATCGCCTGTTCCAGATAATTGCGCATGGTCCAGGCCCGCCCACAGCCGCAAATCCGATGCACAAAATTCGACAAGATCTCCCGCCCCCGCGGCGTGTGCACCACCTCCGGATGAAACTGCAGTCCGTAAAACTGCCGACCGGGATGTTCCACCGCCGCATACGGCGAGTTGTCCGTCGTGGCCACCACCACGAAACCCCGCGGCAGCCGCGTCAACCGGTCCCCGTGCGAGTTCCACACCTGCAGCCGCTTCGGCAGCCCCCGAAACAACGGACACTCCCGCCGCCGCACCTCCAGCATGCCCTTGCCGTACTCCCGGCGCTGACCCGGCTCGACCCGCCCCCCAAGACAATGCGCCATCACCTGTAGCCCGTAGCAGATCCCCAGAATCGGAATCCCCAGCTCGAAAATCCCCGGGTCCGGCAGGGGCGCACCAGGATCGTAAACACTGGCCGGCCCCCCCGACAAAATCAGCCCCCGCGGCCGCAACTCCGCCAACCGCGCCGCGGGCGTGTCAAACCGCACAATCTGCGAATACACCTCGCATTCCCGCACCCGCCGCGCGATCACCTGGGTGTATTGCGATCCGAAATCCAGAATGAGGATCCGGTCCTGCATGGCCGCCCCGCCGGCCTGCCCGACCGCCCCCGCCTCCGAAGCCACAGCCCCCGCGGCGGTCGCCCGGTCCGAACCTGACCGCCCGGCCGACCCGCCCGTCCCACGCCTTGCACCCGCCGTCGAACCCGCCCTCATTCCGCAGCTTCCATCTGGGGCAGAGCCCGCCGCGCCAACGGCGTCTCCCGCAACGCCGCCTCGCCCTCCCGGCGGAACCACTCATTGAACAGGTCGTTCATCCGCAGACGCCGCAAATAGGCGGTAAACTGCGGCAGCTCCTTCTCCATTCGGGCCTGATCCAGCGGCAACCGATCCTGCACGTACACCAACATCGCTCCGTCCCGCGTCGGCACCACCGGGCTGACCCCGCCCACCGGCGTCCCAAACGCCACCTGCTTGAACTGCGCCAGCGGCAGGTCCTGCTCCACCTGCGGCAACGAACGCGTCGCCCACGAAAACGGCGGCAACAACACCGGATGCAGATTCGACGCCGTGCAAACCTCGGCAAAGCTCCGGCCCTGCGCCAGGGCGTTCGTCAGCTCCGACCGAAACCGCGCCGCCGCCTGCCGCGCCAGTTCCACCGCCTGTTCATACCGGTAATCCGTCATCACCTGCGCAAAAATGCTCTCCAGGGGCGGCACCTCGCTCGGTAACCGCCTCTCAAAGCCCAACACATACACCGCCTCAGGCCCCACCACCGGCGCACTGAACGGATTGTCCTCCGACAACCGAAACGCCACCGGGGCAAAATCCGGTCCGCCGTCGAACCCGCGCGGCCCCTCCTCCAGCGTGAACGGTCCCAGCGTCTTCACCTCCAGACCCCGCTCCGCCGCCACCACCTTCAAATTCTCCGGCCGGACCGGCTCCCGATCGAACAACACCGTTGCAAACTCGTTCGCCGCACGCCGCGCCAGCAGCACCGCCTGACGCCGGATCAGTTCCTGCCGGATCTTCTGCCGTGCCTCCTCCACCGTGGCGCCGAACTGCACGTAGTTCGTTCCCAGGCGGTCCAGGTTCGCCTGTACAATCCCATCCAGGTTGGTCTTCACCAACTCCGCCTCGGCAGCCGCAAGATAATTGGATACCGGAAACTCCACGTAATTCACCTGGACCCGCTCCGGAATCCGGTACCGGGCCATCTGGTTCGTGTAAAACTGCGCCACCGCCTGCGT
This window harbors:
- the guaA gene encoding glutamine-hydrolyzing GMP synthase, giving the protein MQDRILILDFGSQYTQVIARRVRECEVYSQIVRFDTPAARLAELRPRGLILSGGPASVYDPGAPLPDPGIFELGIPILGICYGLQVMAHCLGGRVEPGQRREYGKGMLEVRRRECPLFRGLPKRLQVWNSHGDRLTRLPRGFVVVATTDNSPYAAVEHPGRQFYGLQFHPEVVHTPRGREILSNFVHRICGCGRAWTMRNYLEQAICEIRERVGSERVLLGLSGGVDSSVAAALLHRAVGDQLTCIFVNNGLLRAREAERVQEVFGRHFRMRLQYEDASALFLRRLRGVTDPERKRKIIGRTFIEVFEAATRKAGPARFLAQGTLYPDVIESVPIGGNPAALIKSHHNVGGLPKRMRFELIEPLRCLFKDEVRRLGEALGLPREILWRHPFPGPGLAVRCLGEVTAEKLEVLRQADAIVLEEMKRSGWYEKVWQAFAVLLPVRSVGVQGDERTYEWTAAVRVVESQDGMTADWVKLPYDLLERISTRITNEVRGINRVVFDITSKPPGTIEWE
- a CDS encoding peptidylprolyl isomerase; the encoded protein is MFGTIRKHQTWLWVIIIAVTVVAFVIYFNPTTRYGGGPPPRTEFGRIRGERITRDKLMAAQKEAMLHYLIRTGHWPDEAGRDSGFDVEREAYARLFLLQVARDWKLEVSPAVSAALAREILRAFAGENQPVSVEAFVRQVLAPRQFTLEDFERFIRHEAALQELVMLVSLPGQMLTPAEARAMYEREHQEVSVQVVNFLAMNYLPQVTVSTQAVAQFYTNQMARYRIPERVQVNYVEFPVSNYLAAAEAELVKTNLDGIVQANLDRLGTNYVQFGATVEEARQKIRQELIRRQAVLLARRAANEFATVLFDREPVRPENLKVVAAERGLEVKTLGPFTLEEGPRGFDGGPDFAPVAFRLSEDNPFSAPVVGPEAVYVLGFERRLPSEVPPLESIFAQVMTDYRYEQAVELARQAAARFRSELTNALAQGRSFAEVCTASNLHPVLLPPFSWATRSLPQVEQDLPLAQFKQVAFGTPVGGVSPVVPTRDGAMLVYVQDRLPLDQARMEKELPQFTAYLRRLRMNDLFNEWFRREGEAALRETPLARRALPQMEAAE